Proteins found in one Ctenopharyngodon idella isolate HZGC_01 chromosome 16, HZGC01, whole genome shotgun sequence genomic segment:
- the cnot3a gene encoding CCR4-NOT transcription complex subunit 3a isoform X2: protein MADKRKLQGEIDRCLKKVAEGVEQFEDIWKKLHNAANANQKEKYEADLKKEIKKLQRLRDQIKTWVASNEIKDKRQLVENRKLIETQMERFKVVERETKTKAYSKEGLGLAQKVDPAQKEKEETEQWLTNTIDTLNMQVDQFESEVESLSVQTRKKKGDKEDRIEELKRLIERHRYHIRMLETILRMLDNDSIQVEAIHKIKDDVEYYIDSSQDPDFEENEFLYDDLDLEDIPAALMATSPQGHIEDEMFLQSSSTPTSTTSSSPIPPSPATGTTEILEDKRGRSTDSEVSQNHTDLEQHEEMTEMSFWSPVKNGNPSLSSFSSSASSGSSSSSSSLVSMATVVGACTAVSGGSNLLGSFSSAVQQHSSQSQQQAQVKLSSTSVPSNNTPSPPSHPTLPASTTTSLPSSSTSGPVTSNSQSQASTVPGVEGSRLGLGLGKGGVTVTSSSSVAQMPGLGMAGMSSSLSTMPGLLSGSTPAPYAQAAAGGTAGSASSGSVGSSSGSSGISVPSGGAGAASTGATSNGTGTGASMGLLGSSPGHGSLTGGILNLVPGQTALHGSAQVPVSPVGTTPGGGTGESGLGGNGSSSVSSGGVTNVAPARPPSGLKQNGATSYSAVVADNTPDSSLSSASQSQNSHSSSSSSSTNQTLDNGPSLLSSITLPPSSPSPAFNDSTPGGGSLLNGPHSYTPNTEAIKAPEPPSSLKAMAERAALGLALDGEIPPLELFSTSSAPPGPTTAPQPAVSEVNLPPSLGACPLGPTPLTKEQLYQQAMQESAWTHMPHPSDSERIRQYLMRNPCPTPPFHHQVPPHHSDSIEFYQRLSTETLFFIFYYLEGTKAQYLSAKALKKQSWRFHTKYMMWFQRHEEPKTITDEFEQGTYIYFDYEKWGQRKKEGFTFEYRYLEDRDLQ, encoded by the exons ATGGCTGATAAGAGAAAACTTCAAG GTGAAATAGATCGATGTTTGAAAAAAGTTGCTGAAGGCGTcgaacagtttgaagacatttGGAAAAAG CTTCACAATGCAGCCAATGCCAACCAGAAGGAAAAATATGAGGCAGATCTCAAAAAAGAGATTAAAAAGCTTCAG cgGCTAAGAGATCAGATTAAGACATGGGTGGCATCCAATGAGATCAAAGACAAACGGCAGCTAGTGGAGAACCGCAAGCTTATTGAAACG CAAATGGAGCGCTTTAAGGTGGTTGAAAGAGAAACCAAGACAAAAGCCTATTCTAAAGAGGGGCTGGGCTTGGCTCAGAAAGTGGACCCAGCACAGAAAGAGAAGGAGGAAACGGAACAGTGGCTCACG aaCACAATAGACACTTTGAACATGCAGGTGGACCAGTTTGAGAGTGAAGTTGAGTCCCTCTCTGTTCAAACACGAAAGAAGAAAGGAGACAAGGAG GATCGGATTGAGGAGCTAAAGAGGTTAATCGAGAGACACCGGTATCACATTCGTATGTTAGAGACCATCTTAAGGATGCTGGATAATGATTCGATCCAGGTTGAAGCTATCCATAAGATCAAAGATGATGTGGAATACTACATTGACTCTTCACAAGACCCAGATTTCGAAGAGAATGAGTTCCTCTATGATGATCTGGACTTGGAAGATATAC CGGCAGCCTTGATGGCGACGTCACCTCAGGGCCACATTGAAGATGAAATGTTCCTTCAGTCCAGCAGCACACCGACCTCCACCACTTCCTCTTCCCCCATCCCTCCATCTCCTGCTACAGGCACAACG GAGATTTTGGAGGATAAGAGAGGTCGATCGACAGACAGTGAAGTCAGTCAG aatcatacagatttggaacaacatgaggaaatgacagaaatgtcattttgg TCTCCTGTGAAGAACGGCAACCCATCTCTCTCGTCCTTCTCCTCATCCGCCTCCTCaggctcctcctcctcctcctcttcgcTGGTTTCCATGGCTACTGTTGTCGGGGCCTGCACAGCCGTCTCCGGGGGCAGCAACCTGCTGGGAAGCTTTAGCagtgcagtgcaacagcattcTTCTCAGTCTCAACAGCAAGCACAGGTCAAACTCTCCTCGACATCCGTACCCTCCAACAACACACCTAGCCCACCTAGCCACCCCACGCTACCTGCCTCCACAACTACTTCTCTGCCCAGTTCCAGCACATCTGGCCCAGTTACTTCCAATTCCCAGTCCCAGGCTTCAACAGTACCTGGGGTCGAGGGCTCTAGACTGGGTTTGGGCCTGGGGAAAGGGGGTGTGACGGTCACCAGCAGCAGTAGTGTGGCTCAGATGCCAGGTCTGGGCATGGCAGGCATGTCTAGTTCTCTCAGCACCATGCCAGGTCTTCTCTCAGGCTCTACCCCTGCCCCCTATGCCCAGGCAGCTGCAGGTGGAACAGCAGGTAGTGCTTCCAGTGGTTCAGTGGGGAGCAGCAGTGGTAGTTCTGGCATATCTGTACCGAGCGGAGGTGCAGGGGCAGCAAGCACAGGCGCGACCAGTAACGGTACGGGTACAGGGGCAAGTATGGGCTTGCTAGGGTCCAGTCCAGGTCACGGGTCCCTAACTGGAGGGATTTTGAACCTGGTACCGGGGCAGACAGCTCTCCACGGGTCTGCGCAGGTACCTGTAAGCCCTGTGGGCACAACACCTGGAGGAGGAACTGGAGAGAGTGGATTGGGTGGGAATGGAAGCAGTTCTGTCTCGAGTGGAGGAGTTACAAACGTAGCGCCTGCAAGACCCCCCAGTGGCCTCAAACAAAACGGCGCAACCA GTTACAGTGCTGTGGTTGCAGACAACACACCAGACTCCTCACTCAGCAGTGCCAGCCAATCACAAAACAGCCATTCCTCGTCCTCAAGCTCATCAACCAATCAAAC TCTGGATAATGGCCCCAGTTTATTGAGTTCTATCACTCTACCCCCCTCCTCCCCATCACCTGCTTTCAATGACAGCACACCTGGTGGTGGGAGTCTGCTAAACGGCCCACACTCCTACACACCAAACACAGAAGCCATCAAG GCTCCTGAGCCACCAAGCTCTCTAAAAGCTATGGCAGAGCGAGCTGCACTAGGATTGGCACTGGATGGAGAAATCCCACCCTTAG AGCTGTTCTCAACATCCTCAGCTCCACCTGGACCCACAACAGCCCCTCAGCCTGCTGTTTCAGAGGTCAACCTGCCGCCATCTTTAGGGGCATGTCCGCTAGGCCCCACCCCCCTCACTAAAGAGCAGCTTTACCAACAGGCAATGCAGGAGTCAGCATGGACACACATGCCTCACCCATCCGATTCAGAGAGAATCAG GCAGTACCTGATGAGAAATCCCTGCCCTACACCGCCATTCCACCACCAGGTGCCCCCACATCATTCGGACTCTATTGAGTTCTACCAGAGATTGTCCACTGAAACACTCTTCTTCATATTCTACTACCTGGAG GGCACAAAGGCACAGTACCTATCGGCTAAAGCACTGAAGAAGCAATCGTGGAGGTTCCACACCAAATACATGATGTGGTTCCAACGGCACGAGGAACCCAAGACCATCACTGATGAGTTTGAACAG GGCACGTACATTTACTTTGACTATGAAAAGTGGGGCCAGAGAAAAAAGGAAGGATTTACGTTTGAGTACAGATACCTGGAAGACCGAGACCTGCAGTGA
- the cnot3a gene encoding CCR4-NOT transcription complex subunit 3a isoform X1, with the protein MADKRKLQGEIDRCLKKVAEGVEQFEDIWKKLHNAANANQKEKYEADLKKEIKKLQRLRDQIKTWVASNEIKDKRQLVENRKLIETQMERFKVVERETKTKAYSKEGLGLAQKVDPAQKEKEETEQWLTNTIDTLNMQVDQFESEVESLSVQTRKKKGDKEKQDRIEELKRLIERHRYHIRMLETILRMLDNDSIQVEAIHKIKDDVEYYIDSSQDPDFEENEFLYDDLDLEDIPAALMATSPQGHIEDEMFLQSSSTPTSTTSSSPIPPSPATGTTEILEDKRGRSTDSEVSQNHTDLEQHEEMTEMSFWSPVKNGNPSLSSFSSSASSGSSSSSSSLVSMATVVGACTAVSGGSNLLGSFSSAVQQHSSQSQQQAQVKLSSTSVPSNNTPSPPSHPTLPASTTTSLPSSSTSGPVTSNSQSQASTVPGVEGSRLGLGLGKGGVTVTSSSSVAQMPGLGMAGMSSSLSTMPGLLSGSTPAPYAQAAAGGTAGSASSGSVGSSSGSSGISVPSGGAGAASTGATSNGTGTGASMGLLGSSPGHGSLTGGILNLVPGQTALHGSAQVPVSPVGTTPGGGTGESGLGGNGSSSVSSGGVTNVAPARPPSGLKQNGATSYSAVVADNTPDSSLSSASQSQNSHSSSSSSSTNQTLDNGPSLLSSITLPPSSPSPAFNDSTPGGGSLLNGPHSYTPNTEAIKAPEPPSSLKAMAERAALGLALDGEIPPLELFSTSSAPPGPTTAPQPAVSEVNLPPSLGACPLGPTPLTKEQLYQQAMQESAWTHMPHPSDSERIRQYLMRNPCPTPPFHHQVPPHHSDSIEFYQRLSTETLFFIFYYLEGTKAQYLSAKALKKQSWRFHTKYMMWFQRHEEPKTITDEFEQGTYIYFDYEKWGQRKKEGFTFEYRYLEDRDLQ; encoded by the exons ATGGCTGATAAGAGAAAACTTCAAG GTGAAATAGATCGATGTTTGAAAAAAGTTGCTGAAGGCGTcgaacagtttgaagacatttGGAAAAAG CTTCACAATGCAGCCAATGCCAACCAGAAGGAAAAATATGAGGCAGATCTCAAAAAAGAGATTAAAAAGCTTCAG cgGCTAAGAGATCAGATTAAGACATGGGTGGCATCCAATGAGATCAAAGACAAACGGCAGCTAGTGGAGAACCGCAAGCTTATTGAAACG CAAATGGAGCGCTTTAAGGTGGTTGAAAGAGAAACCAAGACAAAAGCCTATTCTAAAGAGGGGCTGGGCTTGGCTCAGAAAGTGGACCCAGCACAGAAAGAGAAGGAGGAAACGGAACAGTGGCTCACG aaCACAATAGACACTTTGAACATGCAGGTGGACCAGTTTGAGAGTGAAGTTGAGTCCCTCTCTGTTCAAACACGAAAGAAGAAAGGAGACAAGGAG AAGCAGGATCGGATTGAGGAGCTAAAGAGGTTAATCGAGAGACACCGGTATCACATTCGTATGTTAGAGACCATCTTAAGGATGCTGGATAATGATTCGATCCAGGTTGAAGCTATCCATAAGATCAAAGATGATGTGGAATACTACATTGACTCTTCACAAGACCCAGATTTCGAAGAGAATGAGTTCCTCTATGATGATCTGGACTTGGAAGATATAC CGGCAGCCTTGATGGCGACGTCACCTCAGGGCCACATTGAAGATGAAATGTTCCTTCAGTCCAGCAGCACACCGACCTCCACCACTTCCTCTTCCCCCATCCCTCCATCTCCTGCTACAGGCACAACG GAGATTTTGGAGGATAAGAGAGGTCGATCGACAGACAGTGAAGTCAGTCAG aatcatacagatttggaacaacatgaggaaatgacagaaatgtcattttgg TCTCCTGTGAAGAACGGCAACCCATCTCTCTCGTCCTTCTCCTCATCCGCCTCCTCaggctcctcctcctcctcctcttcgcTGGTTTCCATGGCTACTGTTGTCGGGGCCTGCACAGCCGTCTCCGGGGGCAGCAACCTGCTGGGAAGCTTTAGCagtgcagtgcaacagcattcTTCTCAGTCTCAACAGCAAGCACAGGTCAAACTCTCCTCGACATCCGTACCCTCCAACAACACACCTAGCCCACCTAGCCACCCCACGCTACCTGCCTCCACAACTACTTCTCTGCCCAGTTCCAGCACATCTGGCCCAGTTACTTCCAATTCCCAGTCCCAGGCTTCAACAGTACCTGGGGTCGAGGGCTCTAGACTGGGTTTGGGCCTGGGGAAAGGGGGTGTGACGGTCACCAGCAGCAGTAGTGTGGCTCAGATGCCAGGTCTGGGCATGGCAGGCATGTCTAGTTCTCTCAGCACCATGCCAGGTCTTCTCTCAGGCTCTACCCCTGCCCCCTATGCCCAGGCAGCTGCAGGTGGAACAGCAGGTAGTGCTTCCAGTGGTTCAGTGGGGAGCAGCAGTGGTAGTTCTGGCATATCTGTACCGAGCGGAGGTGCAGGGGCAGCAAGCACAGGCGCGACCAGTAACGGTACGGGTACAGGGGCAAGTATGGGCTTGCTAGGGTCCAGTCCAGGTCACGGGTCCCTAACTGGAGGGATTTTGAACCTGGTACCGGGGCAGACAGCTCTCCACGGGTCTGCGCAGGTACCTGTAAGCCCTGTGGGCACAACACCTGGAGGAGGAACTGGAGAGAGTGGATTGGGTGGGAATGGAAGCAGTTCTGTCTCGAGTGGAGGAGTTACAAACGTAGCGCCTGCAAGACCCCCCAGTGGCCTCAAACAAAACGGCGCAACCA GTTACAGTGCTGTGGTTGCAGACAACACACCAGACTCCTCACTCAGCAGTGCCAGCCAATCACAAAACAGCCATTCCTCGTCCTCAAGCTCATCAACCAATCAAAC TCTGGATAATGGCCCCAGTTTATTGAGTTCTATCACTCTACCCCCCTCCTCCCCATCACCTGCTTTCAATGACAGCACACCTGGTGGTGGGAGTCTGCTAAACGGCCCACACTCCTACACACCAAACACAGAAGCCATCAAG GCTCCTGAGCCACCAAGCTCTCTAAAAGCTATGGCAGAGCGAGCTGCACTAGGATTGGCACTGGATGGAGAAATCCCACCCTTAG AGCTGTTCTCAACATCCTCAGCTCCACCTGGACCCACAACAGCCCCTCAGCCTGCTGTTTCAGAGGTCAACCTGCCGCCATCTTTAGGGGCATGTCCGCTAGGCCCCACCCCCCTCACTAAAGAGCAGCTTTACCAACAGGCAATGCAGGAGTCAGCATGGACACACATGCCTCACCCATCCGATTCAGAGAGAATCAG GCAGTACCTGATGAGAAATCCCTGCCCTACACCGCCATTCCACCACCAGGTGCCCCCACATCATTCGGACTCTATTGAGTTCTACCAGAGATTGTCCACTGAAACACTCTTCTTCATATTCTACTACCTGGAG GGCACAAAGGCACAGTACCTATCGGCTAAAGCACTGAAGAAGCAATCGTGGAGGTTCCACACCAAATACATGATGTGGTTCCAACGGCACGAGGAACCCAAGACCATCACTGATGAGTTTGAACAG GGCACGTACATTTACTTTGACTATGAAAAGTGGGGCCAGAGAAAAAAGGAAGGATTTACGTTTGAGTACAGATACCTGGAAGACCGAGACCTGCAGTGA
- the cnot3a gene encoding CCR4-NOT transcription complex subunit 3a isoform X3 — MADKRKLQGEIDRCLKKVAEGVEQFEDIWKKLHNAANANQKEKYEADLKKEIKKLQRLRDQIKTWVASNEIKDKRQLVENRKLIETQMERFKVVERETKTKAYSKEGLGLAQKVDPAQKEKEETEQWLTNTIDTLNMQVDQFESEVESLSVQTRKKKGDKEKQDRIEELKRLIERHRYHIRMLETILRMLDNDSIQVEAIHKIKDDVEYYIDSSQDPDFEENEFLYDDLDLEDIPAALMATSPQGHIEDEMFLQSSSTPTSTTSSSPIPPSPATGTTEILEDKRGRSTDSEVSQSPVKNGNPSLSSFSSSASSGSSSSSSSLVSMATVVGACTAVSGGSNLLGSFSSAVQQHSSQSQQQAQVKLSSTSVPSNNTPSPPSHPTLPASTTTSLPSSSTSGPVTSNSQSQASTVPGVEGSRLGLGLGKGGVTVTSSSSVAQMPGLGMAGMSSSLSTMPGLLSGSTPAPYAQAAAGGTAGSASSGSVGSSSGSSGISVPSGGAGAASTGATSNGTGTGASMGLLGSSPGHGSLTGGILNLVPGQTALHGSAQVPVSPVGTTPGGGTGESGLGGNGSSSVSSGGVTNVAPARPPSGLKQNGATSYSAVVADNTPDSSLSSASQSQNSHSSSSSSSTNQTLDNGPSLLSSITLPPSSPSPAFNDSTPGGGSLLNGPHSYTPNTEAIKAPEPPSSLKAMAERAALGLALDGEIPPLELFSTSSAPPGPTTAPQPAVSEVNLPPSLGACPLGPTPLTKEQLYQQAMQESAWTHMPHPSDSERIRQYLMRNPCPTPPFHHQVPPHHSDSIEFYQRLSTETLFFIFYYLEGTKAQYLSAKALKKQSWRFHTKYMMWFQRHEEPKTITDEFEQGTYIYFDYEKWGQRKKEGFTFEYRYLEDRDLQ; from the exons ATGGCTGATAAGAGAAAACTTCAAG GTGAAATAGATCGATGTTTGAAAAAAGTTGCTGAAGGCGTcgaacagtttgaagacatttGGAAAAAG CTTCACAATGCAGCCAATGCCAACCAGAAGGAAAAATATGAGGCAGATCTCAAAAAAGAGATTAAAAAGCTTCAG cgGCTAAGAGATCAGATTAAGACATGGGTGGCATCCAATGAGATCAAAGACAAACGGCAGCTAGTGGAGAACCGCAAGCTTATTGAAACG CAAATGGAGCGCTTTAAGGTGGTTGAAAGAGAAACCAAGACAAAAGCCTATTCTAAAGAGGGGCTGGGCTTGGCTCAGAAAGTGGACCCAGCACAGAAAGAGAAGGAGGAAACGGAACAGTGGCTCACG aaCACAATAGACACTTTGAACATGCAGGTGGACCAGTTTGAGAGTGAAGTTGAGTCCCTCTCTGTTCAAACACGAAAGAAGAAAGGAGACAAGGAG AAGCAGGATCGGATTGAGGAGCTAAAGAGGTTAATCGAGAGACACCGGTATCACATTCGTATGTTAGAGACCATCTTAAGGATGCTGGATAATGATTCGATCCAGGTTGAAGCTATCCATAAGATCAAAGATGATGTGGAATACTACATTGACTCTTCACAAGACCCAGATTTCGAAGAGAATGAGTTCCTCTATGATGATCTGGACTTGGAAGATATAC CGGCAGCCTTGATGGCGACGTCACCTCAGGGCCACATTGAAGATGAAATGTTCCTTCAGTCCAGCAGCACACCGACCTCCACCACTTCCTCTTCCCCCATCCCTCCATCTCCTGCTACAGGCACAACG GAGATTTTGGAGGATAAGAGAGGTCGATCGACAGACAGTGAAGTCAGTCAG TCTCCTGTGAAGAACGGCAACCCATCTCTCTCGTCCTTCTCCTCATCCGCCTCCTCaggctcctcctcctcctcctcttcgcTGGTTTCCATGGCTACTGTTGTCGGGGCCTGCACAGCCGTCTCCGGGGGCAGCAACCTGCTGGGAAGCTTTAGCagtgcagtgcaacagcattcTTCTCAGTCTCAACAGCAAGCACAGGTCAAACTCTCCTCGACATCCGTACCCTCCAACAACACACCTAGCCCACCTAGCCACCCCACGCTACCTGCCTCCACAACTACTTCTCTGCCCAGTTCCAGCACATCTGGCCCAGTTACTTCCAATTCCCAGTCCCAGGCTTCAACAGTACCTGGGGTCGAGGGCTCTAGACTGGGTTTGGGCCTGGGGAAAGGGGGTGTGACGGTCACCAGCAGCAGTAGTGTGGCTCAGATGCCAGGTCTGGGCATGGCAGGCATGTCTAGTTCTCTCAGCACCATGCCAGGTCTTCTCTCAGGCTCTACCCCTGCCCCCTATGCCCAGGCAGCTGCAGGTGGAACAGCAGGTAGTGCTTCCAGTGGTTCAGTGGGGAGCAGCAGTGGTAGTTCTGGCATATCTGTACCGAGCGGAGGTGCAGGGGCAGCAAGCACAGGCGCGACCAGTAACGGTACGGGTACAGGGGCAAGTATGGGCTTGCTAGGGTCCAGTCCAGGTCACGGGTCCCTAACTGGAGGGATTTTGAACCTGGTACCGGGGCAGACAGCTCTCCACGGGTCTGCGCAGGTACCTGTAAGCCCTGTGGGCACAACACCTGGAGGAGGAACTGGAGAGAGTGGATTGGGTGGGAATGGAAGCAGTTCTGTCTCGAGTGGAGGAGTTACAAACGTAGCGCCTGCAAGACCCCCCAGTGGCCTCAAACAAAACGGCGCAACCA GTTACAGTGCTGTGGTTGCAGACAACACACCAGACTCCTCACTCAGCAGTGCCAGCCAATCACAAAACAGCCATTCCTCGTCCTCAAGCTCATCAACCAATCAAAC TCTGGATAATGGCCCCAGTTTATTGAGTTCTATCACTCTACCCCCCTCCTCCCCATCACCTGCTTTCAATGACAGCACACCTGGTGGTGGGAGTCTGCTAAACGGCCCACACTCCTACACACCAAACACAGAAGCCATCAAG GCTCCTGAGCCACCAAGCTCTCTAAAAGCTATGGCAGAGCGAGCTGCACTAGGATTGGCACTGGATGGAGAAATCCCACCCTTAG AGCTGTTCTCAACATCCTCAGCTCCACCTGGACCCACAACAGCCCCTCAGCCTGCTGTTTCAGAGGTCAACCTGCCGCCATCTTTAGGGGCATGTCCGCTAGGCCCCACCCCCCTCACTAAAGAGCAGCTTTACCAACAGGCAATGCAGGAGTCAGCATGGACACACATGCCTCACCCATCCGATTCAGAGAGAATCAG GCAGTACCTGATGAGAAATCCCTGCCCTACACCGCCATTCCACCACCAGGTGCCCCCACATCATTCGGACTCTATTGAGTTCTACCAGAGATTGTCCACTGAAACACTCTTCTTCATATTCTACTACCTGGAG GGCACAAAGGCACAGTACCTATCGGCTAAAGCACTGAAGAAGCAATCGTGGAGGTTCCACACCAAATACATGATGTGGTTCCAACGGCACGAGGAACCCAAGACCATCACTGATGAGTTTGAACAG GGCACGTACATTTACTTTGACTATGAAAAGTGGGGCCAGAGAAAAAAGGAAGGATTTACGTTTGAGTACAGATACCTGGAAGACCGAGACCTGCAGTGA